In uncultured Fibrobacter sp., the genomic stretch GGTCAAAATTGTCAAAACTGATGGAGGGAATACTCACCAGATCGCTTAAGGTCTTGATGTATTCCGGCATTTTCGTGTGTATTGCCGAGACAATAGAATCAATCGTTTTCTGTTCCATTTTAGGCCCTCTTTCGCTTAAACAAAATAGAAAACGAATTCCCAAATGGTCGCCCAAGGGTGATATTTTCTATTTTTTTTGATATAAGTTTCGGCAAAAGGAATTCCCATGTCTTTCAACTGCGTGAATCACGAATATTACCTGAACTTTGGCGACCGTGTTTTGGCGCTCATTCGCCGCATTTTTCACAAATATCCCGAATTCCGCCACGATTCTTTGAAACATGTGGCTAGGTTTGCCCCGTATATCCCGTTTATGGGCGGGCGTCCGGACTTGAGTAAGACTCTCAAGCGCGTCATTACCTTCCCGGACCATAGCAATTCCCTGTACCTCGGTTGCCCCATTATTTTGGCGGCCGGTGCCAACAAGACTGCCAAGCGCATTTGCGACTATGCCAACATGGGCTTTGGCGGCATTTCCGTAGGAACCGCCACCCGCAAGTTCCGTGAAGGCAACACGCACCGCCCGCGTATCGGTTTTCTTGAAAATGACCGCGCAATTCACAATAGCATGGGCCTCAACAACGAAGGCGTCGAAGTCATTGCTCGCCGTGTCGACGAACAGTTGACCAAGGCTCACAAGGTGGGGCTTTGCGTGGGTGTGTCCGTGGCAGAAACCCCGGGTCTTACCGATGACGAAGAAAAGCTGAAGGACTTGCTCGAAAGTTTTGCCATCGCCTACAAGGCGGGCGACTTTATCGAAATCAATTTGAGCTGCCCCAATACCGGTGAATCCCGTGTAGATATGGACTTGTCGCTGACCGAGCGCATTTTCGGTGAAATCATGAAATACCGCAATGCCCAGGCAATTCGCAAGGCCGTGTATGCCAAGATTAGCCCCGACCTGTCGGAACGTCACTTGGTGAACGTCATGGACATGATCGTGCGTACGGGCGTAAACGGTGTGGTGGTGGGCAATACGTACCCGACCAAAAAGATGAGCGAACTCCCGGTGGAATCCAAGCTTGAAAACTTGACTCCGCTTCGCGCCGACGGTGACTGTGGCGGCATGTCGGGTAGACCGCTCTACGAAAACATGATGTGGAACGTGACCTATATCCGCAAGCATTACCCCCAGATTAGCGTGATTGCCTGCGGCGGTATTGACCACGGGTTCAAGATTTTTGACCTCATCAAGCTTGGTGTTGATGCGGTGGAATGCTACTCGGTGGTGGCCTTCCGCTGGATGGCGGCACATGCCATGCGTAAGGAACTTGAAGCGGCCCTATTTGAAACGGGCTACAAGACGCTTGCGGACTACGACGACCACAACCCCAAGCAAACGAAAGCAGTGTAATATGAAAATGCGTAGTATTGTTCTCGGGCTTCTCCTTGCGGCGGAAGCTTCTTTTGCAGTCCCTTGGCTCGGTGTCACCTTCAAAAAGGCGACTTTCGAAAATCACCTCGCCTTGAACGTTATCGGCGTGCATCCGGAATCGGGCTGCTTTACGGCGGGCATGGTTGCGGGCGACCAGATTGTTGGCGTCGAAGGTCAAACGCTTACCGGTATGGCGCAGATTCAGTCGGCGGTTGCGAACCATAAGGCGGGGCAAAAGGTCAAAATCGAAATTGTGCGCGAGGGTAAAAAGAAAACGCTTACGGTTGCCCTTACGGAACGCCCCGATGACATCAGCTCTTTAACGGGTTCTGCCATCGGTAGTAAAATTGCCAAGTTTGGCGAAAACTTCTACAAGAATGGTGAAAAGCGCAAGGAAAAACCGAAGGCTACTTTGCTCGATTTCTGGGCTACTTGGTGCGGTCCTTGCCGCAAGACACTCCCGGTGCTTGCAAACATCTATAAAAAATACAGTTCCAAGGGTGTCGAAATCATCGGTATTGCCGATGAACCTGTCGAAACGCTGAACGATTTCTATGCGCACCAGCATGCGTCGCCGTATCCGCTTTATCGCGACGCTAAAAAAGAAATGTGGATGCGCTATGGCATCCACGCAGTTCCGACACTGATGTTGCTCGATAAAGATGGCTACATCAAGCGGGTCTGGAGCGGGGCTCCGACCGAATACATGATTGAACAAATCCTGAAGGAAGTTCTGGATTAATTATTCAATAGCAGCTTTTTTCTGAGAAGCGAAGATATCTTCGTATTCTTCTTTGCTAATGCGGGCGTAACCCGTAGTAATGCCGCCGAATTCGTAGTAAGCGGAGTCGCCCTTGACGCTCATGCAATAAGGCATGTCGAGCGAATTCTTGCCGCAAAGCTTGCCTTCTTGGATAGTGGCGGTCAAGTCGCCGTTCACGTTACGAATTGTGAAGTCCTTGTTGTTTTCGCTCAAGACTTCAAAAATCATATTAGCTTCGCCC encodes the following:
- a CDS encoding thioredoxin-like domain-containing protein; protein product: MKMRSIVLGLLLAAEASFAVPWLGVTFKKATFENHLALNVIGVHPESGCFTAGMVAGDQIVGVEGQTLTGMAQIQSAVANHKAGQKVKIEIVREGKKKTLTVALTERPDDISSLTGSAIGSKIAKFGENFYKNGEKRKEKPKATLLDFWATWCGPCRKTLPVLANIYKKYSSKGVEIIGIADEPVETLNDFYAHQHASPYPLYRDAKKEMWMRYGIHAVPTLMLLDKDGYIKRVWSGAPTEYMIEQILKEVLD
- a CDS encoding dihydroorotate oxidase, with protein sequence MSFNCVNHEYYLNFGDRVLALIRRIFHKYPEFRHDSLKHVARFAPYIPFMGGRPDLSKTLKRVITFPDHSNSLYLGCPIILAAGANKTAKRICDYANMGFGGISVGTATRKFREGNTHRPRIGFLENDRAIHNSMGLNNEGVEVIARRVDEQLTKAHKVGLCVGVSVAETPGLTDDEEKLKDLLESFAIAYKAGDFIEINLSCPNTGESRVDMDLSLTERIFGEIMKYRNAQAIRKAVYAKISPDLSERHLVNVMDMIVRTGVNGVVVGNTYPTKKMSELPVESKLENLTPLRADGDCGGMSGRPLYENMMWNVTYIRKHYPQISVIACGGIDHGFKIFDLIKLGVDAVECYSVVAFRWMAAHAMRKELEAALFETGYKTLADYDDHNPKQTKAV